In Deferribacter desulfuricans SSM1, the following are encoded in one genomic region:
- a CDS encoding DUF167 domain-containing protein yields the protein MGVRITFYIQPGAKKTEVAGEFNNMTKIKVASPPVDGAANKELIKFLAKKLGVSKSSVKIVSGEKSRIKTVEFLEDIDLSKL from the coding sequence ATGGGGGTTAGAATTACATTTTATATTCAGCCTGGTGCGAAAAAGACTGAAGTAGCCGGGGAATTTAATAATATGACAAAAATAAAGGTGGCTTCACCACCAGTTGATGGAGCAGCAAATAAGGAGCTTATAAAATTTTTGGCAAAGAAATTAGGTGTTTCAAAATCATCAGTTAAAATCGTTAGTGGTGAGAAAAGTAGGATTAAAACGGTTGAATTTTTAGAAGACATTGATTTGTCTAAATTATAA
- the lysA gene encoding diaminopimelate decarboxylase, protein MHHFHYKDGEMFCEEVPLKKIAAEVGTPFYVYSAATLKRHFEVFDASFEEVPHIICFAVKANSNLAVLNLLGKLSCGADIVSGGELYRALKAGIDPKKIVYAGVGKTEEEIEFALKSDILMFNIESFQELEKINEVAGRLKKKARIALRVNPNVDPKTHPYISTGLKKNKFGIPIENAYQEYEYAASLDNIEVVGAHCHIGSQLTEISPFVDATKIMVDMIKTLKSKGINIKYLDLGGGLGIKYNEEMPPSPKEYADKIIDVIRGLDVTLVFEPGRVIAGNAGVLVTRVLYTKETELKHFKIVDAAMNDLMRPILYGSFHDIKPVKEGHYKTVYGDIVGPICETGDFLAKDRNLPDFQQGDLIAVMSAGAYGFTMSSNYNSRPRVPEILVNKDKYYIVRRRETYDDLIGPESIPEDL, encoded by the coding sequence ATGCATCACTTTCACTACAAAGATGGGGAGATGTTTTGTGAGGAAGTTCCTCTAAAAAAGATTGCAGCAGAGGTTGGGACACCTTTTTATGTTTATAGTGCTGCTACACTGAAAAGACATTTTGAGGTTTTTGACGCAAGTTTTGAAGAGGTACCGCATATTATCTGTTTTGCTGTAAAGGCAAATTCTAATCTTGCTGTTTTAAATTTATTGGGAAAACTTAGTTGTGGTGCTGATATTGTTTCTGGTGGAGAGTTATATCGAGCACTTAAAGCAGGTATTGATCCTAAAAAGATTGTTTATGCTGGGGTTGGAAAAACTGAAGAAGAAATAGAGTTTGCATTAAAATCCGATATTTTAATGTTTAATATTGAGTCTTTCCAAGAGCTTGAAAAGATAAATGAGGTAGCAGGTAGATTAAAGAAAAAAGCTAGAATAGCTTTAAGGGTTAATCCAAATGTTGACCCTAAAACACATCCATATATATCAACTGGTTTGAAAAAGAATAAGTTTGGTATCCCAATAGAAAATGCTTATCAGGAGTATGAGTACGCAGCTTCTCTTGATAATATTGAAGTGGTGGGTGCTCACTGTCACATAGGTTCTCAACTTACTGAGATTTCACCTTTTGTGGATGCAACTAAAATTATGGTTGATATGATTAAAACTCTCAAAAGTAAAGGGATTAATATTAAATACTTGGATTTAGGTGGTGGGCTCGGTATTAAGTACAACGAAGAAATGCCACCTTCACCGAAAGAATATGCTGATAAAATAATTGATGTTATTAGAGGGTTAGATGTTACTTTAGTGTTTGAACCTGGAAGAGTTATAGCTGGCAATGCAGGTGTTCTTGTTACAAGAGTTCTTTACACTAAAGAAACTGAGTTAAAACATTTCAAAATTGTTGATGCAGCAATGAACGATCTTATGAGACCTATTTTGTATGGTTCTTTCCATGATATAAAGCCAGTTAAAGAAGGGCATTATAAAACTGTTTATGGTGATATTGTGGGACCAATTTGTGAGACTGGTGATTTCCTTGCAAAGGATAGAAACCTTCCTGATTTTCAGCAAGGGGACTTGATAGCAGTTATGAGTGCAGGTGCATATGGTTTTACTATGAGTTCTAACTATAACTCTAGACCAAGAGTGCCTGAAATATTGGTAAATAAAGATAAATATTATATTGTTAGAAGAAGAGAAACCTATGATGATTTGATAGGTCCAGAATCTATACCAGAGGATTTATAA
- the dapF gene encoding diaminopimelate epimerase: MNIPFYKMTGSGNDFIIIDNRDGKMNDFNLKDFIPKVCARCVSVGADGLILIENSDKVDFKWQFFNADGSSAEMCGNGSRCAARFAYLNGIAGKKMKFETIAGIIEAEIMDGFNVKVQLTEPFDEKIDYEIEVLGEKLTVSSINTGVPHVVVEVKDDIYSFDVVKYGREIRFHDVYKPAGTNVNFFKKIGENKLKVRTYERGVENETMACGTGSVATSIIAVKKGIVNSPVEIETSSGLILKVYLEDKKVFLEGEARVVYTGNLNKEALEY, translated from the coding sequence ATGAATATACCATTTTATAAAATGACCGGTAGCGGTAACGATTTTATAATTATAGATAACCGTGATGGTAAAATGAATGATTTCAATTTGAAAGACTTTATTCCAAAAGTTTGTGCAAGATGTGTATCAGTTGGTGCAGATGGGCTTATTTTGATAGAAAATTCTGATAAAGTTGATTTTAAATGGCAATTTTTTAATGCTGATGGTTCTTCTGCTGAAATGTGTGGAAACGGTTCAAGATGTGCAGCAAGATTTGCCTATTTAAATGGTATTGCTGGAAAAAAAATGAAATTTGAGACAATAGCTGGGATTATAGAAGCTGAAATAATGGATGGTTTTAATGTTAAAGTTCAGTTGACTGAGCCATTTGATGAGAAGATAGATTACGAAATTGAAGTTTTAGGAGAAAAATTAACAGTTTCCAGTATAAATACGGGTGTACCTCATGTTGTTGTTGAGGTTAAAGATGATATTTACAGTTTTGATGTAGTAAAATACGGTAGAGAAATTAGATTCCATGATGTATATAAACCAGCTGGTACAAATGTAAACTTTTTCAAAAAGATAGGTGAGAATAAGCTAAAAGTTCGAACCTATGAGCGCGGTGTAGAGAATGAAACAATGGCCTGTGGAACAGGTTCAGTGGCAACTTCTATAATTGCAGTAAAGAAAGGGATTGTTAACTCCCCTGTTGAAATTGAAACAAGTAGTGGTTTAATTTTAAAAGTCTATTTAGAAGATAAAAAAGTATTTTTAGAAGGGGAGGCAAGGGTTGTTTATACAGGCAATTTAAATAAAGAAGCTTTAGAGTATTAA
- the dapA gene encoding 4-hydroxy-tetrahydrodipicolinate synthase translates to MFKGSIVAIVTPMKDGKVDEAKLRELVEFQIEKGTDGIVPCGTTGESATLTYEEHCQVIDLVIDQVKGRVPVIAGTGSNSTHETIFLTKHAKEAGADAALVITPYYNKPTQKGLYEHFKAVAEAVDIPIILYNVPGRTAVNMLPETVIELSKIKNIVGVKEASGSLDQAAEIIAGTDDSFALLSGEDSLTYPLLCLGAKGVISVATNIVPELMAELVDSFFAGDINKAKELHYKLFPLFKAIFFETNPIPVKKALYLMGLIEDEIRLPLVPMTEANTERLRKVLLDLGLSLKN, encoded by the coding sequence ATGTTTAAAGGGAGTATTGTAGCTATAGTTACACCTATGAAAGATGGTAAGGTTGATGAAGCTAAACTTAGAGAGTTGGTAGAGTTTCAAATTGAAAAAGGGACTGATGGAATAGTTCCTTGTGGAACGACTGGTGAATCTGCAACGCTGACTTATGAAGAACATTGTCAGGTTATTGATTTAGTAATTGACCAGGTTAAAGGTAGGGTGCCTGTTATTGCTGGTACTGGTTCAAACAGCACCCATGAAACAATATTTTTGACAAAACATGCAAAAGAGGCTGGTGCGGACGCTGCTTTAGTTATTACACCTTATTATAACAAACCTACTCAAAAAGGGCTTTATGAGCATTTTAAAGCTGTTGCTGAAGCTGTTGATATACCAATAATTTTATATAATGTTCCAGGTAGAACTGCTGTAAATATGTTGCCTGAGACTGTAATTGAGCTTTCAAAAATTAAAAACATTGTTGGTGTAAAAGAGGCGAGTGGTTCTCTTGATCAGGCTGCTGAGATAATTGCAGGGACAGATGACAGTTTCGCATTATTAAGTGGCGAGGATTCATTGACTTACCCTCTTTTATGCCTTGGTGCTAAAGGGGTAATATCTGTTGCCACTAATATCGTTCCTGAACTTATGGCTGAACTTGTAGATAGCTTCTTTGCTGGTGATATAAATAAAGCTAAAGAACTGCATTATAAACTTTTCCCACTTTTTAAAGCTATATTCTTTGAAACTAATCCAATACCTGTGAAAAAGGCATTGTATCTTATGGGGTTAATAGAGGATGAAATAAGATTACCACTTGTTCCAATGACTGAGGCAAATACTGAAAGACTAAGAAAAGTATTACTTGATTTAGGACTTAGTTTAAAAAATTGA
- the dapB gene encoding 4-hydroxy-tetrahydrodipicolinate reductase — protein MSKTAICMVGAAGKMGRRIIALGLDDNDIEIGGAVESKESSFLGKDIGEVIGVGNLGVKISDNIVETAKDSDVLIDFTFKTATLSNLDAYLEAGKPIVIGTTGFEDSEVEEIKKLSEKIPVLLAPNMSLGVNLTFKVLEMVAKAIGNIYDIEIIEAHHRMKKDAPSGTAMKMAEVVAKATGRNLDSDAVYCRRGLIGERTDKEIGIQTIRAGDIVGEHTVMFCGNGERIEITHKAHTRDTFAKGALSAAKWIKDKPAGFYSMFDVLNL, from the coding sequence ATGAGTAAAACAGCTATTTGTATGGTTGGTGCTGCAGGTAAAATGGGTAGAAGGATTATAGCGCTTGGTTTAGATGATAATGATATAGAAATTGGCGGTGCAGTTGAATCAAAAGAATCATCTTTTTTAGGTAAAGATATTGGAGAGGTTATTGGTGTAGGTAATCTTGGAGTGAAGATCTCTGATAATATTGTTGAAACTGCAAAAGATTCTGATGTTTTGATAGATTTTACATTTAAAACAGCTACATTATCAAACCTTGATGCTTATTTAGAAGCAGGTAAACCTATAGTAATTGGCACAACAGGTTTTGAAGATAGCGAAGTTGAAGAGATCAAAAAATTGTCAGAAAAAATACCCGTTTTGTTGGCTCCTAATATGAGCCTTGGGGTTAATCTGACTTTCAAAGTGCTTGAGATGGTAGCTAAGGCTATTGGGAATATTTATGATATAGAGATTATTGAGGCTCATCACAGAATGAAGAAAGATGCTCCAAGTGGTACTGCCATGAAGATGGCAGAAGTTGTGGCAAAAGCAACTGGAAGGAATCTTGATAGCGATGCAGTTTATTGCAGAAGAGGCTTGATTGGTGAAAGAACAGATAAAGAGATAGGGATTCAGACTATTAGAGCAGGTGATATTGTTGGTGAGCACACTGTAATGTTTTGTGGTAATGGAGAAAGGATTGAAATTACTCATAAAGCTCATACGAGAGATACCTTTGCAAAAGGTGCACTTTCTGCTGCTAAATGGATAAAGGATAAGCCAGCTGGTTTCTATTCAATGTTCGATGTGTTGAACTTATAA
- a CDS encoding rhomboid family intramembrane serine protease, producing the protein MLPIKDIIPRRETPFVNYALIFINVIVFLYEVSLPPDLLNRFFYLFGLVPARYTHPEWAYFAGLHVDNYWPFFTNMFLHGSWFHLISNMWTLYIFGDNVEDRLGHFRYLIFYLLSGIAASITHFVFNADSVVPAVGASGAIAGVMGAYFVMFPFSKIITLIPIFFIPLFFEIPAVVFLGFWFFSQVVSGTFTLVANQNATGIAWWAHIGGFVFGMIFHRIFKKKDDYRDFYPDEVLMRYFR; encoded by the coding sequence ATGTTGCCGATAAAAGATATTATACCGCGTAGAGAAACCCCTTTTGTTAATTATGCTTTGATTTTTATAAATGTTATTGTGTTTCTGTATGAGGTTTCTTTGCCACCAGATTTATTAAATCGGTTTTTTTACTTATTTGGTTTAGTGCCTGCAAGATATACTCATCCTGAGTGGGCTTATTTTGCTGGATTACATGTGGATAACTATTGGCCATTTTTCACCAATATGTTTCTTCATGGCAGCTGGTTTCACTTAATTAGCAATATGTGGACGCTTTATATTTTTGGTGATAATGTTGAGGATAGATTAGGTCATTTCAGATATCTAATTTTTTATTTATTGTCAGGTATTGCTGCAAGTATTACGCATTTTGTGTTTAATGCAGATTCTGTTGTTCCTGCAGTGGGTGCATCTGGAGCTATTGCTGGAGTGATGGGTGCATATTTCGTGATGTTCCCATTTTCAAAAATTATAACGCTTATACCAATTTTCTTTATTCCTCTATTTTTTGAAATTCCTGCAGTGGTGTTTTTAGGTTTCTGGTTTTTCTCTCAAGTTGTTTCAGGTACATTTACTTTAGTGGCAAATCAAAATGCCACAGGTATTGCTTGGTGGGCGCATATTGGTGGTTTTGTTTTTGGTATGATTTTCCATCGAATTTTTAAAAAGAAAGATGATTATAGAGATTTTTATCCAGATGAAGTTTTGATGAGATACTTTAGGTAG